In a genomic window of Mustela nigripes isolate SB6536 chromosome 8, MUSNIG.SB6536, whole genome shotgun sequence:
- the ZNF664 gene encoding zinc finger protein 664 isoform X9: MIYKCPMCREFFSERADLFMHQKIHTAEKPHKCDKCDKGFFHISELHIHWRDHTGEKVYKCDDCGKDFSTTTKLNRHKKIHTVEKPYKCYECGKAFNWSSHLQIHMRVHTGEKPYVCSECGRGFSNSSNLCMHQRVHTGEKPFKCEECGKAFRHTSSLCMHQRVHTGEKPYKCYECGKAFSQSSSLCIHQRVHTGEKPYRCCGCGKAFSQSSSLCIHQRVHTGEKPFKCDECGKAFSQSTSLCIHQRVHTKERNHLKISVI, from the coding sequence ATGATCTACAAGTGCCCCATGTGTAGGGAATTTTTCTCTGAGAGAGCAGATCTTTTTATGCATCAGAAAATTCACACTGCTGAGAAGCCCCATAAATGTGACAAGTGTGACAAGGGTTTCTTTCATATATCAGAACTTCATATTCATTGGAGAGACCACACAGGAGAGAAGGTCTATAAATGTGATGATTGTGGTAAGGATTTTAGTACTACAACAAAACTTAACAGACATAAGAAAATCCACACAGTGGAGAAGCCCTATAAGTGCTATGAGTGTGGAAAAGCCTTCAATTGGAGCTCACATCTTCAAATTCACATGAGAGTTCATACAGGTGAGAAACCCTATGTCTGTAGTGAGTGTGGAAGGGGCTTTAGTAATAGTTCAAACCTCTGCATGCATCAGAGAGTCCACACCGGAGAGAAACCCTTTAAATGTGAagagtgtgggaaggccttcaggCATACTTCTAGCCTCTGCATGCATCAGAGagttcacacaggagagaaaccctataaatgttatgagtgtgggaaggccttcagccAGAGCTCGAGCCTCTGCATCCATCAGAGAGTGCACACTGGGGAGAAACCCTATAGATGTTGTGggtgtgggaaggccttcagccAGAGCTCAAGCCTCTGCATCCACCAGAGAGTGCACACTGGGGAGAAACCTTTTAAATGTGAtgagtgtgggaaggccttcagtCAGAGCACCAGCCTCTGCATCCACCAGAGAGTGCACACAAAGGAGAGAAACCATCTCAAAATATCAGTTATATAG